In Modestobacter versicolor, a single genomic region encodes these proteins:
- a CDS encoding PTS fructose transporter subunit IIABC: protein MSALITTELVALDADLGPDKDSVVRRLAGLVAGAGRATGAEALHDDAMAREAKAATGLPGGIAIPHCRSAAVTQASLAFARLDPKVDFGAPDGPADLAFLIAAPEHGDADHLTLLTALARALVRPEFVASLRAAGSAEEVVQLVQDVVSPAPVAATTGATAAAAPATAPAAGAAQSARSLVAVSACPTGIAHTYMAADKLTAAAKEMGVELHVETQGSSGSTPLDPSVISKAAAVIFAVDVGVKDRDRFAGKPLVQSGTKRAMNEPEVMIREALAAADDPAARRVPGTATDGAASAASGERPKTGAEIRRWLLTGVSYMIPFVAAGGLLIALGFLFGGYQIVNGDPSSDAGQSFAQNWALNNSFFNLPDAPSLEGLNDGFLGYLGALCTVLGQAAFTFLVPALAGYIAYAIADRPGIVPGFVVGAISVTLNAGFLGGLVGGIIAGFAALWISRWKLPTFARGLQPVVIIPLLATLISSGLMVAVLGRPLANVLSGLTDFLNGLTGTSAFLLGLILGLMMCFDLGGPVNKAAYLFATTGLTADASRGSLVIMATVMAAGMVPPLAMALSTAIRPRLYTEAERDQGKAAWLLGASFISEGAIPFAAADPLRVIPSMMLGGATTGAFVATAGIELRAPHGGVFVFFAMSNAVLFVVAVLVGAVVGALAVTLAKSLGGRKSDGVPEDAEDLAHAHSPGTTTPARPAAV from the coding sequence ATGTCCGCACTCATCACGACCGAGCTGGTGGCGCTCGACGCCGACCTCGGTCCCGACAAGGACTCCGTCGTCCGCCGGCTCGCCGGGCTCGTCGCCGGCGCCGGGCGCGCGACCGGCGCCGAGGCGCTGCACGACGACGCGATGGCCCGGGAGGCGAAGGCCGCCACCGGTCTGCCCGGCGGCATCGCGATCCCGCACTGCCGCTCGGCGGCGGTGACCCAGGCATCGCTGGCCTTCGCGCGACTGGACCCGAAGGTCGACTTCGGCGCGCCGGACGGCCCCGCCGACCTCGCCTTCCTCATCGCCGCGCCCGAGCACGGCGACGCCGACCACCTGACCCTGCTCACCGCGCTGGCCCGCGCCCTGGTGCGGCCGGAGTTCGTCGCCTCGCTGCGAGCGGCCGGCTCCGCGGAGGAGGTCGTCCAGCTGGTGCAGGACGTCGTCTCCCCCGCACCCGTCGCCGCCACCACCGGGGCCACGGCCGCCGCCGCCCCCGCCACCGCACCGGCGGCCGGCGCCGCTCAGTCGGCGCGCAGCCTCGTGGCCGTCAGCGCCTGCCCGACCGGCATCGCGCACACCTACATGGCCGCCGACAAGCTCACCGCCGCGGCGAAGGAGATGGGCGTCGAGCTGCACGTGGAGACCCAGGGCTCGTCCGGGTCCACGCCGCTGGACCCGTCGGTGATCAGCAAGGCGGCCGCCGTCATCTTCGCCGTCGACGTCGGGGTCAAGGACCGCGACCGCTTCGCCGGCAAGCCCCTCGTGCAGTCGGGCACCAAGCGGGCGATGAACGAGCCGGAGGTGATGATCCGCGAGGCGCTGGCCGCTGCCGACGACCCGGCCGCCCGCCGGGTGCCGGGCACCGCCACCGACGGCGCCGCCTCGGCAGCGAGCGGCGAGCGCCCGAAGACCGGCGCGGAGATCCGCCGCTGGCTGCTCACCGGCGTCAGCTACATGATCCCGTTCGTCGCGGCCGGCGGTCTGCTCATCGCGCTGGGCTTCCTCTTCGGCGGGTACCAGATCGTCAACGGCGACCCCAGCAGCGACGCGGGCCAGAGCTTCGCCCAGAACTGGGCGCTCAACAACAGCTTCTTCAACCTGCCCGACGCCCCGAGCCTGGAGGGCCTCAACGACGGCTTCCTCGGCTACCTCGGCGCGCTGTGCACCGTGCTGGGGCAGGCGGCGTTCACCTTCCTGGTGCCGGCGCTGGCCGGGTACATCGCCTACGCGATCGCCGACCGCCCGGGGATCGTGCCGGGCTTCGTCGTCGGCGCCATCTCGGTCACCCTCAACGCCGGCTTCCTCGGCGGGCTGGTGGGCGGCATCATCGCCGGGTTCGCCGCGCTGTGGATCAGCCGCTGGAAGCTGCCCACGTTCGCCCGCGGCCTGCAGCCGGTCGTGATCATCCCGTTGCTGGCCACGCTGATCTCCAGCGGCCTGATGGTCGCCGTGCTGGGCCGCCCGCTGGCCAACGTCCTCAGCGGGCTCACCGACTTCCTCAACGGCCTGACCGGCACCTCGGCGTTCCTGCTCGGGCTCATCCTCGGCCTGATGATGTGCTTCGACCTGGGCGGCCCGGTCAACAAGGCGGCCTACCTCTTCGCCACCACCGGCCTCACCGCCGACGCCAGCCGGGGCTCGCTGGTGATCATGGCCACCGTGATGGCGGCCGGCATGGTGCCGCCGCTGGCCATGGCGCTGTCCACCGCGATCCGGCCCCGGCTGTACACCGAGGCCGAGCGCGACCAGGGCAAGGCCGCCTGGCTGCTCGGCGCCTCGTTCATCTCCGAGGGCGCGATCCCCTTCGCCGCCGCCGACCCGCTGCGGGTGATCCCGTCGATGATGCTCGGCGGGGCCACCACCGGCGCGTTCGTGGCCACCGCGGGCATCGAGCTGCGGGCGCCGCACGGCGGCGTGTTCGTCTTCTTCGCCATGAGCAACGCGGTGCTCTTCGTCGTCGCGGTCCTCGTCGGCGCGGTCGTCGGCGCGCTGGCCGTCACCCTGGCCAAGAGCCTCGGCGGCCGGAAGAGCGACGGCGTCCCCGAGGACGCCGAGGACCTGGCGCACGCCCACAGCCCCGGGACGACGACGCCGGCGCGACCGGCAGCCGTCTGA
- a CDS encoding DeoR/GlpR family DNA-binding transcription regulator, with protein sequence MYAEERQQAIAGLVTQRGRVAVTAVAEHFGVTTETVRRDLAVLERAGMLRRVHGGAVPAGTLTVVEPGLGERRGTRTDAKRRIAAAALALLPGSSGSVILDGGSTTAALAELLPADRALVAATNSVPIAARLAGASGITLHVLGGRVRGITQSAVGESTVAALTDLRADVVFLGTNGISAGHGFSTPDEAEAAVKRAMARAGQRVVVLGDSSKLGREHLVRFAAVEDVDVLVTDDEADPAVVAELEAQGIEVLVA encoded by the coding sequence GTGTACGCCGAAGAACGCCAGCAGGCCATCGCCGGCCTGGTCACCCAGCGCGGCCGGGTGGCCGTCACCGCCGTCGCCGAGCACTTCGGGGTGACCACCGAGACCGTGCGCCGCGACCTCGCCGTCCTGGAGCGTGCCGGGATGCTGCGCCGGGTGCACGGTGGCGCCGTCCCGGCCGGCACGCTGACCGTGGTCGAGCCGGGCCTCGGGGAGCGGCGCGGCACCCGCACCGACGCCAAGCGCCGGATCGCCGCCGCGGCCCTCGCGCTGCTCCCGGGCAGCTCCGGCTCGGTGATCCTGGACGGCGGCAGCACCACCGCCGCGCTGGCCGAGCTGCTCCCCGCCGACCGGGCCCTGGTCGCCGCGACGAACTCGGTGCCGATCGCCGCCCGGCTGGCCGGCGCCTCCGGGATCACCCTGCACGTGCTGGGCGGGCGGGTCCGCGGGATCACCCAGTCCGCGGTCGGTGAGTCCACGGTGGCCGCGCTGACCGACCTGCGCGCCGACGTCGTCTTCCTCGGCACCAACGGGATCAGCGCCGGGCACGGCTTCTCCACCCCCGACGAGGCCGAGGCCGCGGTGAAGCGGGCGATGGCCCGGGCCGGGCAGCGGGTGGTCGTGCTCGGCGACAGCAGCAAGCTCGGCCGCGAGCACCTGGTGCGCTTCGCGGCCGTCGAGGACGTCGACGTCCTGGTGACCGACGACGAGGCCGACCCGGCCGTCGTCGCCGAACTCGAAGCTCAGGGGATCGAGGTGCTCGTCGCATGA
- a CDS encoding phosphoenolpyruvate--protein phosphotransferase codes for MSTTPTGTRLSSEGLAGATVLTGTPVVPGVALGPVVRPVGAVELPATKGPWIPEEQRAAEKDRFTAAADAVAERLAGRAAAATGVSAEVLNTTAQLARDRGLLSTVEQRIGDGASAEVATVGAAEQFVELFTSLGGVMAERATDVRDVRDRIVAELTGQGEPGVPMPETPSVLLADDLAPADTAGLDPTRIVALATRLGGATSHTAIIARQLGLPCVVGVGGLSDVPEGAVVLVDGERGTVTVDPDRAEAESRVATSREAAASLAGYRGPGATRDGHPVQVLANVQDGAGAQAAAAAHAEGVGLLRTELAFFGRTEEPSVEEQAGIYAGVFAAFPGGKVVLRTLDAGSDKPLPFATPPDEANPALGVRGLRTARRDPGLLTHQLDAVAQAAEATGAKPWVMAPMVATVAEAADFAAQVRERGMVPGVMVEVPSVAVLADRFLEHLDFLSIGTNDLSQYTLAADRLSADLADLTDPWQPALLALVQATAAAGQRAGKPVGVCGEAAADPVLACVLVGMGISSLSCAASSVAGVGARLATVDLATCQRAAEVALAAADPASARAAVREVLAGA; via the coding sequence ATGTCCACCACCCCGACCGGTACCCGGCTCTCCTCGGAGGGCCTGGCCGGAGCCACCGTGCTGACCGGGACCCCCGTCGTCCCCGGGGTGGCACTGGGGCCCGTCGTGCGCCCCGTCGGGGCCGTCGAGCTGCCGGCGACCAAGGGCCCGTGGATCCCCGAGGAGCAGCGCGCCGCCGAGAAGGACCGGTTCACCGCAGCCGCCGACGCCGTCGCCGAGCGGCTCGCCGGCCGCGCCGCCGCGGCCACCGGGGTGAGCGCCGAGGTGCTCAACACGACCGCGCAGCTGGCCCGCGACCGAGGCCTGCTCTCCACCGTCGAGCAGCGCATCGGTGACGGCGCCTCGGCCGAGGTGGCCACCGTCGGGGCCGCCGAGCAGTTCGTCGAGCTGTTCACCAGCCTGGGCGGCGTGATGGCCGAGCGGGCCACCGACGTCCGCGACGTGCGCGACCGGATCGTCGCCGAGCTCACCGGCCAGGGCGAGCCCGGCGTGCCGATGCCGGAGACGCCGTCGGTGCTGCTCGCCGACGACCTGGCCCCGGCCGACACCGCGGGTCTCGACCCCACCCGGATCGTCGCGCTGGCCACCCGGCTGGGCGGCGCGACCAGCCACACCGCGATCATCGCCCGCCAGCTCGGCCTGCCCTGCGTGGTCGGCGTCGGCGGGCTGTCCGACGTCCCCGAGGGTGCGGTCGTGCTGGTCGACGGCGAGCGCGGCACCGTGACCGTCGACCCCGACCGGGCCGAGGCCGAGTCCCGGGTGGCCACCTCCCGCGAGGCGGCTGCCTCGCTGGCCGGCTACCGCGGCCCGGGCGCCACCCGCGACGGCCACCCGGTGCAGGTGCTGGCCAACGTGCAGGACGGCGCCGGCGCGCAGGCGGCCGCGGCCGCGCACGCCGAGGGGGTCGGGCTGCTCCGCACCGAGCTGGCCTTCTTCGGCCGCACCGAGGAGCCCTCGGTGGAGGAGCAGGCGGGCATCTACGCCGGCGTCTTCGCCGCCTTCCCCGGCGGGAAGGTCGTGCTGCGCACCCTGGACGCCGGCTCGGACAAGCCGCTGCCCTTCGCCACCCCGCCGGACGAGGCCAACCCGGCGCTCGGCGTCCGCGGGCTGCGCACCGCCCGCCGCGACCCCGGCCTGCTCACCCACCAGCTCGACGCCGTGGCCCAGGCCGCCGAGGCCACCGGCGCGAAGCCGTGGGTGATGGCGCCGATGGTGGCCACCGTGGCCGAGGCCGCCGACTTCGCCGCGCAGGTGCGCGAGCGCGGGATGGTGCCCGGCGTGATGGTCGAGGTGCCCTCGGTCGCGGTGCTCGCCGACCGGTTCCTCGAGCACCTGGACTTCCTGTCGATCGGCACCAACGACCTGTCGCAGTACACGCTGGCCGCCGACCGGCTCTCCGCCGACCTGGCCGACCTCACCGACCCGTGGCAGCCGGCGCTGCTGGCGCTGGTGCAGGCCACCGCGGCGGCCGGGCAGCGAGCCGGGAAGCCGGTGGGCGTCTGCGGCGAGGCGGCGGCCGACCCGGTGCTGGCCTGCGTGCTGGTCGGGATGGGCATCTCCTCGCTGTCCTGCGCCGCCTCCTCGGTGGCCGGTGTCGGTGCCCGGCTGGCGACGGTGGACCTCGCGACCTGCCAGCGGGCCGCCGAGGTCGCGCTGGCCGCCGCCGACCCGGCATCGGCGCGCGCCGCCGTCCGCGAGGTGCTCGCCGGCGCCTGA
- a CDS encoding ATP-binding cassette domain-containing protein: protein MHPTAPPVTRATETAPAVEVRDLRRSYGDFEAVRGISFEVQPGEVFALLGVNGAGKTSALEVLEGLAPAGGGSVRVLGADPVRERARVRRHLGVLLQSSGLPGDLTVAETLQTWAGTLTAPRPVAEALAQVQLADRADRRVRSLSGGERRRLDLALALLGRPRVVVLDEPTTGLDPESRRQVWRLVRELVADGAAVVLTTHHLEEAEELADRVAVLRAGQIVLAGTQAEIAETQPATIRFTLDDDAPQPPRPAAAQVVTEGRRIEWHTRALQPVLAELLAWAAEHGVVLRALEARAASLEQAFLAVAAGTETTPSA from the coding sequence GTGCACCCCACCGCCCCGCCCGTCACCCGGGCGACCGAGACCGCGCCCGCCGTCGAGGTGCGCGACCTGCGCCGCAGCTACGGCGACTTCGAGGCGGTCCGCGGGATCTCCTTCGAGGTTCAGCCCGGCGAGGTGTTCGCCCTGCTGGGCGTCAACGGCGCCGGCAAGACCTCCGCCCTGGAGGTGCTGGAGGGCCTGGCGCCGGCCGGCGGCGGCAGCGTGCGGGTGCTCGGCGCCGACCCGGTGCGCGAGCGGGCCCGGGTGCGCCGGCACCTGGGCGTGCTGCTGCAGTCCAGCGGGCTGCCCGGCGACCTGACCGTGGCCGAGACGCTGCAGACCTGGGCGGGCACCCTGACCGCGCCGCGGCCGGTGGCGGAGGCGCTGGCCCAGGTGCAGCTCGCCGACCGGGCCGACCGCCGGGTGCGCAGCCTCTCCGGCGGTGAGCGACGCCGGCTGGACCTCGCCCTGGCGCTGCTCGGCCGGCCGCGGGTGGTCGTGCTCGACGAGCCGACGACCGGTCTGGACCCGGAGAGCCGGCGCCAGGTGTGGCGGCTGGTGCGCGAGCTGGTCGCCGACGGGGCGGCCGTCGTCCTCACCACCCACCACCTCGAGGAGGCCGAGGAGCTGGCCGACCGCGTCGCGGTGCTCCGCGCCGGGCAGATCGTGCTCGCCGGCACGCAGGCCGAGATCGCCGAGACCCAGCCGGCCACCATCCGCTTCACCCTGGACGACGACGCGCCGCAGCCGCCCCGGCCGGCCGCCGCCCAGGTCGTCACCGAGGGGCGGCGGATCGAGTGGCACACCCGCGCGCTGCAGCCGGTGCTGGCCGAGCTGCTGGCCTGGGCCGCCGAGCACGGGGTCGTGCTGCGCGCGCTGGAGGCGCGGGCCGCCTCCCTCGAGCAGGCCTTCCTCGCCGTGGCCGCCGGCACCGAGACCACCCCGTCCGCCTGA
- a CDS encoding 3-methyladenine DNA glycosylase, whose product MPSVLSPAPAVLAPAEWTAREAAHQARVDAWVVPHQQRRRDGVAHPVWDFLFTYYSEPPGRLRRWHPGVGTVLTGDAARARLAWPFYAEVPGGVAVDVEAFLARRRVAIGWVHGLLSATAGRTAQFGCFGLHEWAMLYRPGEGEVRHEQLPLRLGQAGTDAVVEQHKVQCSHVDAYRFFTRAGAPRNTLTPTRDTQAQLEQPGCLHATMDLYKWAYKLSPAVPGELLADCFALAADVRELDMRASPYDLAALGWTPVAIETPEGKAEYVAAQRGFAARGAALRVRLLDVCRELLGEG is encoded by the coding sequence GTGCCGTCCGTCCTCTCCCCCGCGCCCGCAGTGCTGGCCCCGGCGGAGTGGACGGCGCGGGAGGCCGCCCACCAGGCACGGGTCGACGCCTGGGTGGTGCCGCACCAGCAGCGCCGCCGGGACGGCGTCGCCCACCCGGTCTGGGACTTCCTCTTCACCTACTACTCCGAGCCGCCCGGGCGGCTGCGCCGCTGGCACCCCGGCGTGGGCACGGTGCTCACCGGTGACGCCGCCCGCGCCCGGCTGGCCTGGCCGTTCTACGCGGAGGTGCCCGGCGGGGTCGCCGTCGACGTCGAGGCGTTCCTGGCCAGGCGCCGCGTCGCCATCGGCTGGGTGCACGGCCTGCTGTCGGCGACGGCCGGCCGGACGGCGCAGTTCGGCTGCTTCGGGCTGCACGAGTGGGCGATGCTCTACCGCCCCGGCGAGGGCGAGGTGCGGCACGAGCAGCTGCCGCTGCGGCTGGGCCAGGCCGGCACCGACGCGGTCGTCGAGCAGCACAAGGTGCAGTGCAGCCACGTCGATGCGTACCGGTTCTTCACCCGCGCCGGCGCGCCGCGCAACACGCTGACGCCGACCCGGGACACCCAGGCGCAGCTGGAGCAGCCGGGCTGCCTGCACGCCACGATGGACCTCTACAAGTGGGCCTACAAGCTGAGCCCGGCGGTGCCCGGCGAGCTGCTGGCCGACTGCTTCGCCCTGGCCGCCGACGTCCGCGAGCTGGACATGCGGGCCTCGCCGTACGACCTGGCTGCGCTGGGCTGGACGCCGGTCGCCATCGAGACCCCCGAGGGCAAGGCCGAGTACGTGGCCGCGCAGCGCGGTTTCGCCGCCCGCGGCGCGGCCCTCCGCGTCCGGCTGCTCGACGTGTGCCGGGAGCTGCTCGGCGAGGGCTGA
- a CDS encoding HPr family phosphocarrier protein produces the protein MPSKTVTVGSAVGLHARPAALIAEAVSKSGVPVTLATPGGNAIDAGSPLMIMTLGAKQGTEVTVSSDDEAVLGQIADMVAADLDAD, from the coding sequence ATGCCCTCGAAGACCGTGACCGTCGGCTCCGCCGTCGGCCTGCACGCCCGGCCCGCCGCGCTCATCGCCGAGGCGGTGTCCAAGTCCGGCGTGCCGGTCACCCTGGCCACTCCCGGCGGCAACGCGATCGACGCCGGCTCACCCCTGATGATCATGACCCTCGGCGCCAAGCAGGGCACCGAGGTCACCGTGAGCAGCGACGACGAGGCGGTGCTCGGCCAGATCGCCGACATGGTCGCCGCCGATCTCGACGCCGACTAG
- a CDS encoding tyrosine-protein phosphatase, with protein MTSTRTDRWLHLDGTTNTRDLGGLPTVDGGETQFGRVLRSDNLQTLSEADVRTLVEEVGLTEVVDLRTTAEILMEGRSPLRDVDGVTHRHFTLLPERGMRTDVFAAEESDEEVRAQLPADWAESILPRQVAAGDEGEPPAVRSYLGYLTDGTENVLAALRSLASGGPGAAVVHCAAGKDRTGVVCALALSVAGVEPAAIIADYAQTAEVIEALVAKLAASPTYAEDMTGREIAVHTPRAETMRRVLDLLDERWGGPIGWLEAHGFGADEQAALRTRLRG; from the coding sequence GTGACCTCCACCCGCACCGACCGCTGGCTGCACCTGGACGGGACGACGAACACCCGCGACCTGGGCGGGCTGCCCACCGTCGACGGCGGTGAGACGCAGTTCGGCCGGGTCCTGCGCAGCGACAACCTGCAGACGCTCAGCGAGGCCGACGTGCGCACGCTGGTGGAGGAGGTCGGGCTGACCGAGGTGGTCGACCTGCGCACCACCGCGGAGATCCTGATGGAGGGCCGCAGCCCGCTGCGCGACGTCGACGGGGTCACCCACCGGCACTTCACCCTGCTGCCCGAGCGCGGGATGCGCACCGACGTCTTCGCCGCCGAGGAGTCCGACGAGGAGGTCCGCGCGCAGCTGCCCGCCGACTGGGCGGAGTCGATCCTGCCGCGGCAGGTGGCCGCGGGCGACGAGGGCGAGCCGCCGGCGGTCCGCTCCTACCTGGGCTACCTCACCGACGGCACGGAGAACGTGCTGGCCGCGCTGCGCTCGCTGGCCTCCGGAGGGCCGGGCGCGGCGGTCGTGCACTGCGCGGCGGGCAAGGACCGCACCGGCGTCGTCTGCGCGCTCGCGCTGTCCGTCGCCGGGGTCGAGCCCGCGGCGATCATCGCCGACTACGCCCAGACCGCCGAGGTGATCGAGGCGCTCGTCGCGAAGCTGGCGGCCAGCCCCACCTACGCCGAGGACATGACCGGCCGGGAGATCGCGGTGCACACCCCGCGCGCCGAGACGATGCGCCGGGTGCTGGACCTGCTCGACGAGCGCTGGGGCGGGCCGATCGGTTGGCTCGAGGCGCACGGCTTCGGCGCCGACGAGCAGGCCGCGCTCCGCACCCGCCTCCGCGGCTGA
- a CDS encoding 1-phosphofructokinase family hexose kinase, translating into MRTSSAGTGGWVVTLTANPSLDRTLDLPGPLERGTVTRLGPSHTEPGGKGVNVSRAIAAAGVDVVSVLPAADDDPVVRALQALGLRLASVPIGTPVRTNYTLTEPDGTTTKLNEPGARLDATALAALEAAVHEHAVGARWVVLSGSLPPGAPLDWYATLVRSLRSTGARIAVDTSEAPLLALLAAGPDAVPDLLKPNTEELAQLAGLPEEAVTGDPATALAAVAALHDRGVAEVLLTLGGEGAVLSTAEGVWSARPPEITVRSTVGAGDSSLAGYVLADLAGLDPAGRLRNAVAYGSASAALPGSAVPTPAQADPAAVTVTPGLTGHPAPAEAVPAAGADAR; encoded by the coding sequence ATGAGGACGTCCTCCGCCGGGACCGGCGGGTGGGTGGTCACGCTGACCGCCAACCCCAGCCTGGACCGCACGCTGGACCTGCCCGGGCCGCTGGAGCGCGGCACCGTGACCCGCCTGGGGCCCAGCCACACCGAGCCCGGCGGCAAGGGCGTCAACGTCTCCCGGGCCATCGCCGCCGCCGGGGTCGACGTCGTCTCCGTGCTGCCCGCGGCCGACGACGACCCGGTCGTCCGGGCGCTGCAGGCCCTCGGCCTGCGGCTGGCCAGCGTGCCGATCGGCACCCCGGTGCGCACCAACTACACGCTCACCGAGCCCGACGGGACGACGACCAAGCTCAACGAGCCCGGCGCCCGGCTGGACGCGACGGCGCTCGCCGCCCTGGAGGCCGCGGTGCACGAGCACGCGGTCGGCGCCCGCTGGGTCGTGCTCTCCGGGTCGCTGCCGCCCGGCGCGCCGCTGGACTGGTACGCCACGCTGGTCCGCTCGCTGCGCAGCACCGGCGCCCGGATCGCCGTCGACACCTCCGAGGCGCCGCTGCTGGCCCTGCTCGCCGCCGGCCCCGACGCCGTCCCGGACCTGCTCAAGCCCAACACCGAGGAGCTGGCCCAGCTGGCCGGCCTGCCCGAGGAGGCGGTGACCGGCGACCCGGCCACCGCGCTGGCCGCGGTGGCCGCGCTGCACGACCGCGGGGTGGCCGAGGTGCTGCTCACCCTGGGCGGCGAGGGCGCGGTCCTCTCGACCGCCGAGGGCGTCTGGTCGGCCCGCCCGCCCGAGATCACCGTGCGCAGCACGGTCGGCGCCGGCGACTCCAGCCTGGCCGGGTACGTGCTCGCCGACCTGGCCGGCCTCGACCCGGCCGGCCGGCTGCGGAACGCCGTCGCATACGGCTCGGCCAGCGCCGCGCTGCCGGGGTCCGCCGTCCCGACCCCCGCCCAGGCCGACCCGGCCGCCGTCACCGTGACACCCGGCCTGACCGGCCACCCAGCTCCCGCCGAGGCCGTCCCGGCCGCCGGTGCCGACGCCCGCTGA
- a CDS encoding phosphotransferase family protein gives MEPTSRERAVACLRRLAPELGDADLRELGSGTDNTAYLAGDLVLRVSNGPDVAREARLLQLVAPRVSLPVPTPVVVDEAGGVLAYPGLPGRPLLGHTPAPGHARALGRFLRELHAIDATGLAPVDDDDPVEWLADLDGPADLLRVVEATVPPLAGQRVLAHADLGAEHVLAAGAELTGVIDWSDAAVTDPALDFARPYRDFGPDFLAGLLAAYGPDAPDLPRIRWYARCAALEDLAYARRSGRTAYGAAARRSLSWLFPLV, from the coding sequence GTGGAGCCGACCAGCAGGGAACGCGCGGTGGCCTGCCTGCGCCGACTCGCCCCCGAGCTGGGCGACGCCGACCTGCGGGAGCTGGGGTCCGGGACGGACAACACCGCCTACCTCGCGGGCGATCTGGTGCTGCGCGTGAGCAACGGGCCGGACGTCGCACGCGAGGCCCGGTTGCTGCAGCTCGTGGCGCCCCGGGTGTCCCTCCCGGTGCCGACGCCGGTCGTCGTCGACGAGGCCGGTGGTGTCCTGGCCTACCCGGGCCTGCCGGGCCGCCCGCTGCTCGGCCACACCCCCGCGCCCGGTCACGCCCGGGCGCTCGGGCGCTTCCTCCGCGAGCTGCACGCGATCGACGCGACCGGCCTCGCACCGGTCGACGACGACGACCCGGTCGAGTGGCTGGCCGACCTCGACGGGCCGGCGGACCTGCTCCGGGTGGTGGAGGCCACCGTGCCGCCCCTGGCCGGGCAGCGCGTCCTGGCCCACGCCGACCTCGGCGCCGAGCACGTGCTGGCGGCCGGCGCGGAGCTGACCGGGGTGATCGACTGGTCCGACGCCGCCGTCACCGACCCGGCGCTCGACTTTGCCCGGCCGTACCGGGACTTCGGCCCGGACTTCCTGGCCGGGCTGCTGGCGGCCTACGGGCCCGACGCCCCGGACCTCCCCCGGATCCGCTGGTACGCCCGCTGTGCCGCGCTGGAGGACCTCGCCTACGCGCGGCGCAGCGGACGGACGGCCTACGGCGCCGCGGCCCGGCGCAGCCTGTCCTGGCTGTTCCCGCTCGTCTGA